The Stigmatella aurantiaca DW4/3-1 genome contains the following window.
CGGGCTCACGACGGTGGTGCTGGGCGAGGCGAAGATGGGTTCGTTCAAGCCCCTGCCGGCCTCGGAGCTGCTGCCCGTGTACCCGAAGGCGCAGAACGTGCTCCAGGGCGATTTCGAGGGGGCGAAGACGCTCGCCTTCCGCGTGGAAGCCAAGGAGGCGCAGGTGAGCGCCTGGTATCGGGAGCGGCTCCTGCGCGCGGGTTACAAGGAGGAGGGGCCCCTCGTGTTCCGCCGGCAGGAACAGGAGGTGCGGTTGTCCTCCGCGGTTCGCGAGGGCGCGCTCGACGTTGTCCTCTTCCTCAAGACCGCGGGGGAGCGTCCTCTGCTGGGGCCCGAGCCCGAGGCCGTGAGCCACAGCGTGCCTTGAGCCCGTGCGCGGGTGTGACGCCACTGCCAGAGACTGAGCTGAGTCCTCTACAATGGACCTTATGAACGGTCGCTGGGCAGCACTGCTTATCGTTTGGGTATGCCTCCCCGCCGTGGCTTTACCCTCAGATCGGACAGCACTTGCGTTTGCTCACCACGGTTCTGCTGGTCAACTCCCCCGTGTTCCAGAACTGCTGAGCCATACCCTGTTGTTGCAGTTGCCAGACTCCCTGCGAATCAAAATGGTAGCAGCGCTGGCTCGGGGGGAACTCGCAACTGCCATTGCCTTGTGGGAAGCCCAAATGGGGCGCAAGGCTCCAGAGTGGCTTCGCGCTTTTCAAGGTGCGTTCAGCGAAGCAAATCAAAAGGCAGGGCCTTGCGTCGCTGTTGCCAGAAACATCTTTGAAGGGTTCAAACGGCTTGGCGAGCGCCCTTCATACCTGCGGTTTACTGCCGAAGGTTCTCGCTTCCTTGGCTTCGAGATGCGCGCGGGCGAGCCGCGTTCTACGATTCAGGTGAGTGAGCGTTGGTTTCATGTCACCGTTCAGGTCAAGGATCGTATCTACGATGCCTTCACAGGGCCCAAGGGACTTCCACTCACCGAGTACATCGAGCGGCTGTCCACGGAGCCAGGAGCTACCCTGACGAGGCAGATCGTAGAGAGCCCATGAGCGTGGCCCGTAGTCCCACACCCTACGTGCCCGTGGATACTGCGAATTCGGCTCCTTCACTGGACAGGAACTGCTCAAGGAGCCTGATGATTTCGCCGAGCGTCCGGTCGAGGTCGCTTCCGCACGCCTCAAAGATGTGCTTGCCCCACCACATGGATGAGTGCCGCCAATCCAAGTGATCTGAGTAGAGCCATTCCTCGAAGCGTGCATGCTGACCAGGTTTACCGGAATCCATTAGCGCAGATTCATAACCATGAATGAACAAGAACAGGTGTTCGAGAGAGAATTGGGGCGAGTACATCTGGGGGCGCTCACAGATGCTCCGAAGACGGATGAAGAGATTCCCCTGGGTCATGGCTCTCAGTGTCCTTCCTAAGTCCGCTTGATGGAAGGGCCAACTACCTGCATCTGCTGGCATGCCCCTGCATGGTCTCTGTCCGGCAAGCGATGGATCATTGGAGGCATGTTTCAGAGCTTGGAGTCCTCGTAGAGTGACGAAGGGCAAGCGACGCGAGAACGAAGCCATCGAGGATACCGCTCTGATGTGCCGAGAACTGTCCTGCCCTGACGGATTGCATCCGCGGTGTCTGAACGGCTCGCGATTCGCCCTATGCCTACACTCCGAGGAAGGGGCAAGGACTCAGAACTGTTCAGGTTTTGGATGCCCGTAGTCCAACAAGGTGGCATGTGACATACGCTCCGGGACGGTGAATCCGGTCTCCATCCCCGCTGATTTCGAAATTGGCCCCTGGCGCCTGCTGCGCCTGCGCGGCTGGGGCGCCTATGGCGTCGTCTACCAAGTGGAGCACGCTGGCCTGGAGGGCCCCTTCGCCCTGAAGCTGGCGATCCATGCGTGGGACCCGCGCTTCGAGCGGGAAGGAGAACTGCTCACGCGCCTGCGCCATCCGCATGTGCCCAGGCTCCAGGCCCAGGGGCAGTGGACGCCGCCAGGAGGGAAGGTGTTTCCGTACCTCGTGATGGAGTGGGTGGAAGGCGTGACGCTGTACGAATGGGCCGCCGCCCATCCGCTGACCTCCCGCCAAGCGCTGAGGCTGTTGGCCCAGGTGGCCCGGGCCCTGGAGGCCACCCATGCCGTGCAGGGCGTGCACCGGGACGTGAAGGGGGGCAACGTGCTGGTGCGCTCGGACGCCAGCGTGGTGCTGATGGACTTCGGCTCCGGACATTACCGAGGTGCGCCCAAGCTGACCCACCACATGCCCCCTCCGGGGACGGCGCAGTACCGCAGTCCGGAGTCGCTGCGCTTCCAATGGGAGTGGCGGCATGACGCGACGGCGCACTACGAGGCCCAGCCAGCGGATGATGTGTATGCCCTGGGAATGACAGCCTACCGCCTGGTCACCGGCCGATATCCTCCCAGCGCGTCGAGGATTGAAGAAGGCCCGGAGGGGGCCCGGCTCATCCAGACCGAGCTCATTCCACCTGGGGAGTGGGCCACTGCGTGTCCGGAACTGGAGGCGCTCATCCGGCAGATGGTGTCCCTCGACCCTTCGAGGCGAGGGAGCGCGGCGGAAGTGGCCCGGGCTCTGGAGCGGGCGGCGAGGAAGGCTGGCCGCCCAGCGGATGTGCCCATCACATCGGGTCCGTCTCGGGCGCGGAACTCGAAAGAGACGCGCATGGGCGCTTTGCGCCTGGGTGGGTGGCGGCTCTCCGGGCTCGCAGCGGCCCTTGCTGTCCTGCTGGCCACCGGGGTGTGGTGGACGGTCGAGGGGGTGCCCTCCATGGC
Protein-coding sequences here:
- a CDS encoding serine/threonine protein kinase, producing the protein MNPVSIPADFEIGPWRLLRLRGWGAYGVVYQVEHAGLEGPFALKLAIHAWDPRFEREGELLTRLRHPHVPRLQAQGQWTPPGGKVFPYLVMEWVEGVTLYEWAAAHPLTSRQALRLLAQVARALEATHAVQGVHRDVKGGNVLVRSDASVVLMDFGSGHYRGAPKLTHHMPPPGTAQYRSPESLRFQWEWRHDATAHYEAQPADDVYALGMTAYRLVTGRYPPSASRIEEGPEGARLIQTELIPPGEWATACPELEALIRQMVSLDPSRRGSAAEVARALERAARKAGRPADVPITSGPSRARNSKETRMGALRLGGWRLSGLAAALAVLLATGVWWTVEGVPSMAVQSFQEDAATGLADEALSSVEDGGAPAREPGGMGLDMPRKPFPGQSRPPCEKSEAEINGGCWGRLSDVAPPCGARSYEWNRGCYLPVLEPPRPATSAPR